gatcaaatacaataacgtgtactgacccacttcagtttggacttatctattgccaaaactgaaactcttagttaacaactcttttacagatcacaactgatcttagcacaacttgtacaatttatcgaagattacaaagtgctttttctagctcaaaacgtagcctgaatgctactgataaaactgataagcttgagctttgatttgacgaagttgagagaatattttcgcagagtaacagcaagtaaaatgagtagttcagaatcggtagttcttcagctgctctcttcgactatttataggcttctgtcaacggtaacatttatttgaataacagccattgtttgccacgtcgatattctctgacagatcgtacactgcaactttctgaaatgcggcgttccactactactgttgcagttatactgtactatatgtcggttgtcgcaatcaattgatgacgtgttcagttaggaACACACTTTACTGATCGATGGTTGAGGCGCTTAAATAatagctgaacgatcagttacgtAACCAGTTAGTAACTTCACTGCGTAAATCAGTTGCTTGATTCAGTTACTTGGTTCAGTTggttaatttgtcaaactccggaaTAAGATTTCCAACACATGTTGATCCAAACCCTGACCAACACGTTAGAGCTCCCTACTGGACACAAGGATCCCAAGAAAAAAGCCCCAGACATGAAAAACGAGCCCCTATTCCTCTACCCTAAGCTGGCCGAGAAGTGTTTCAATGGACAAGGACTCTTCATACTATCTTAGGACTTAGCCAACCAACCTAGCCCCTGAACCAACCTCTCGTGTACTTATCTAGGACCCCACGGAATCACCCTAGCCCTGCCTCAAGCCCCCAGGCCGAGCTACATCCCGTGCACAAGCTGCGCATCTCATGCGCGCAATGAAAGggctctcgggtaggagtccttgctGTCAAGGACTCCACCCAGCCCCTTagttcgagtcctagcatggctaggactctttcctGGACTCCCTCGTGACATTGGCTAGCCCTGGACAGGAGCCATTGCCAAGCCAAGTTGCGAAGATCAAAACCGAAGCCCTTGATCCCATATGACAGCAACTCGTGTTCAGCTTGCTTCCAGGTTCACGTGTGGTGTTTAGGTGATTATCTAAGACTCTAAATACCGTGTAAAATCATGCCCAAACATAACCtatatcatggcagcccttaACATGTAAACAACAAAAGTTTGAATCACAATCATGCTTGAAATTTCATGGAttgcataaaaacgaaaataattcaaagtgtcacttgtttttccaaatttttcatgaataaaaatataatatgatgTGATGATGGTTTGAAGGGAAgaataggcgtgcctttgcgtaaatAGCGCACGAAAAATCGTTGACGATTTGCGAAGAACGGACAAGAACCTTGGCTTGATTATTGCTTAAGCTATTCTCGAAAATTCCTCCTTGTCTTTGACGTGTTGTTGTGTGTTTGTGTGGCGGGGAGAGTTTTAATTGGTTGAAATTTCAGAAAGTGGCCGAGACTAGAATAGGGTTTGGAGtgatttttaacattttatatAGAAATTAATTCACTAATTAAGGCTTAGGCATATTAAACATAAgttttaggcccattagtataaattaggatttaattaggatattaaaatagttttggtaaaaataagtttgtgaatttaatagtcgggttgccaaaaagttcgtatttttgatgaaaaaccaacaccgataaaatttacgtcccgatgtataaaatcacctcaaaaccctttattttcaaaaataagaaaaacccacaatcatattttaaatatttaaaaacaatgatttaataaaaacattttatgtttttcagccctcggtctccgttcctcgatcgcaactcgaataacccttaaaatacattttaatgcaatcatgtagaaaattatattttaaacatgtaattaTGCACAACAAAATTAATCCatgcaattaaaaaaattaattaaaatataaaggaatttaataactacatgcatgtggtttgcgtggggccttaaattttcggggcgttacagtaACAGTACATTCTACGACTGCAGTGGGGTCAACTTCCTCCTCTTGGTTTCCTAATATGGCATAGGCTCGAGCAGGTATCTTTGGCTTTGTTGTGGGTTGGGTTTTCTGGttttttttggacaatcttgaATACGGTGTTGCTCACTTTCGCAAATAAGACATTTCCCACCTTTTCTCCAACATTCTTTTTCTTCATGATTTGGTAATCCGCAATATCCACACTTTTTACTGTTTTTTCTTGGAACTTTTCCTTTGACAGCTTCTCTTTGCCTGACTGGTTGTGTTctcttttcaaattttctttttcggTTATTATCCTCAAAAGGGTTGGGCTTCCggattttcttttcttcttcctcTTTTTTAAGAAGTTCCTTGATGTCTTCTTCCACTCGTAGGGCTTGATTAACAACATAAACATAACTGGTAATTTCTGTGGACAGTGTTGCCCAACGAATATTGAGCTTTAATCCTTgaacaaatttttttctttttcttaccTCATCTTCCATGTAATGTGGTGCATAATGTATAAGACTGTGGAATTCTGCCTCATATTTAGCTACGGCCTTGTCACCTTGGACTAAATCCATAAATTCACATTCCCGGGTATTTAATATAACTTGAGTTATATATTTACCTTCGAATTCTTGCAGAAAATTGTCCCACGTTTTTGGGGTGTGGTTCTTTGTCCATTTATGTTCCACCGTACGCCACCAATTATGAGCTGCTTCTTCAAATAAGTAAGTTGAAAAATTTACTTTTTGTTCTCAGAATAATTAAGAATAAAgaatattttgttgattttgcttCGCCAAGATTCTGCTTGATACGCATCTGGTTTGCCTTCAAACTTTGGTGGTTTGAAtctcaaaaatttctcaagagcTCGATCATTTGCCTCAATGTGTTGTTCTTGAGCTTGATCATAAGGTCGTGGTTGTTTTTGCTGACAAAACTGCACATATTGAtgcattatttcaaacatattttGTATGTTTTGTTCTTGGGGGGATTGTGTTGAACATTTCTGGAATTTCCACCAGATGTCGAGTTTTGGTCATCTTGAGGGGGGATGTCTTGTCCGATTCTGGCTTGAGTACTATATTGCGAAGACGTCATTCTAAacacataaatataaaatatgaacaTATCTTGCAATGAATGTACATAGTTATGTCAGAGGGTAAACAGTCAGTTTTATTCATAAACAAGACATATTTCAAATATTGACAATACCCAAGCAAAATACAAACAGAACAAGCAAACTGAGTCATCATGCCTACAAAAAATGATGACCATGATAATCATCATGCTTACAAAAGATGATGATTATTAATACTAGTTATATACTAGTGCCAAAtagtcattgtcttcattcgTCGTCGGAGAGATCTATAAAAGTTGTGTGGCTCAAGCCTTCATTTGTGCCTGTGGTTCCCATGGTAACATTTTGATCCGTATTCGGCAGTGATGTATGTGGTTCAACTGGGTCCGGTTCATAACTAAGCTCATTTTCAGGTAGGATAGTCATTGGAATAAGTTCATCTACCCCAAATACAAAGTTTTCCCATATGGGGTCAGGAAGAAATTCAACTTCCGGTGACTGcaacatataatattttatcataAAGGGGTATTGATCTATTGTTGTGTTCATGATTCCAGAATATTCTGCAAAAGGGGCTGGTACATACTCTGGAATACTACTACTTCTGGTTTCAAATGTGCTAGTGATGGGAGGAGCTGTGGTCTGATTTGTGTAAGATGGACCGATAACACCAGGTTCCATTCCGTGGATAGATTGATAAACCAGTTCACGCCCATGCATGATTAAGTGGTCAATGTGGATCGAAGGGCGTGATACTCCTTTTAAGAAACTAATCAAATCTCGGTCATAGAATTCATGCATGTCTAGTAAGTATATAAGAGTGCGGTCTCTTTCATACAGTACATGACCTAATTCTCCCTGATATGCTAGATTATCAGTCCTCATCCGTTCTTCAATAAATCCATGAAAATTTTCAGTTGTTCCAAAGGTTTCAAAATGCTCCCGATACATATTCACTAGAAATTTCAAATCCGAGTTTTCTTTGCTTAATTTTGATATTTCTTCCTCCATTTGTTTGATGATTATAGTTTGTTTTTTCTTTGATGTCCCACTAGACTCTGTCATCCATAAAAGAGACATTTCAATTATGAGGAAAACATAAAGATTACGTATGACATTATAATAAACCTTAGGCTCCTGTCTCTAGACTCTAAGAAacctaggctctgataccacctctgTGACGCTCGGTTtaggaattcataattattccctTACTAAGTGCcacatttttttttacaatctttctttattgaacttttatttttatttttaccattattattattagaaagttattgtagataaaaaatttaaatattttctactgtaatttaaagattatctacaaatatttacattcttatttcaaatatgtacaattattttacagcggaagtttaacattCATATGTACAATTGTGtcacaacggaagtttaaaattcatttataaacagatcatcccaactttcaaatgctcttatttcagcttcagttatttcctcttgttccaattcgggggttactgtgtctggaaattacaatagacGAAAAGAAATAGAGGGTTAAGTCTTTGAGGACTTAGTGAGTATAAATTAGTATATGGCTTTTAAATAACACTTCATCATAATTATGCATGAAATAATAGGCATAACAATTTACATATTATAaatgatatgcaatgaaataatagataaatgaaaaaTTCTATAAATTAACATCGGTGGCTCTAATTGAGTACTTTTTACAAGCCGGGTGAACCATTCTTCGGACCGAAATATGCGGTGCGCGTCgttcagatgaaccatatacccgggacttttgacccgttgttcattggactcattttccgggccgaagccacgttgtccagtggactcaatttccggaccgaaatcctttgtccatgactccattcattatggtatatcaatccattcataaatatgcaagaaaatatatcagtaattgaaatgaactgtggatgatatttgaacattaaataaatgctattgAAATTTCCAGGCTAAATGCCAAATGCTTTAATAGAAGAATGATTAGTAATTTTCTCACCTGATAACTTACAGTTTAAGCTTGATTAATAATCCGAGTTGCTGGGGCAAGTcctaaaaatttattatgaatgatatttatatgttagAGTTATTAAGTAACTAgctgatcatttccagattattttttgttcaaaatttaacctggttgattttatttaaattttcaaaattcatattaattaaaatataactcCAAACATTACGAAAGTTGGCCAAAAAGTCGGAAATATCACCAGGAATGTTCGGCCACCGGAAAATCGCCGATCCAGCGGCGCGTGAGGTACACACGCCGACGGTTTCGGCGCGTGGGTCGCCTTCCGGCGGCCATGCGCGGCCGGATTTTTTCCAGATCATGTAACTTTTGAAGATCTTTAATTCTTCTGTTGAAAGTTTTGTCAAATTCCTTACTCATCAATACCAGATTTAAATATTGTCATATGGCTAACTAAGGTATTCCTGCATTCCGAAAATGTTAGTTTCGGCAATATTTTGGGACGACGGACGGTATGTACCTTATCTATACAACAAGAGGTACAACTTTTATGTTCAAGTCAACCTCTCGTTTGGTGTGTAGCTATAAGAAAAATGAGCGAAAAGTACCTAGCTTGAATACGGGATACCGTTGCCGTTTTGCGGAATATCTTTGTTTGATTTTCTgttttttgagtgattcttttaCGTCACCTTCAGTGCTATATTAATTTACTATATGAGGTGaatagttggtgatttattggGATTTTTCGGAAAGGGTATAACtctttttcttctattttcttctctttttattGGTTGGTCTTTTCGGTTGGTTTTTGTGAAGAGAGGAAAGGTTCAGCTATATTTATAGCCGGAAACTTCAAGTTTATCCctcttaatttaattattatttttatttatttatttatttattaaatgaaaaaaaatattatgtttatccaaacttaataatattatattcgtgtatcaaattattgaacctaattatcttatattgaacttaaaaattattgtacttaattatttaacatatatattgagctcaattataatattttattatattttgagtATTGGATTTTGGAACGGGAACCTCATagtgcttgatgaatttttaagtgtattgtgatgtattttaatgtatttctagatactttggacaaataaaatttgtgcCGAAAAATaatgttataaaattttaaaagtgaaaatagtaaaatttatactaataaaaatacatttattCACCTTTGTTTTTAGGGTGTCACAATCCTGATGGCaaaaaaatgtacaatgatttgaaaaggcagttttggttgaaacagatgaaagctgatattgcaaATTTTGTTtccagatgtctgaattgccaacaggtaaaagcagaaagaaagagaCCAGGAGGTTTGTTAATTAGcttgtcgattcctgaatggaaatgggatcatatttccatggacttcgtaacGAAGCTACCACATTCGTCCCGAGgatgtgatgcgatttgggtcgtgattgacagattgaccaaatcagcatgatTTATTCCGTACAATATGACGTACAGACacgaccagatggcagagatctatgtcagagaagtgatcagattgcacggagtgccgaagtcgattgtatcagattgtgatcctcggtttacttcgcacttctggcagagtttgcagcaggctctaggtatgaagttacatctgagtaccgtatatcatccacagacagaCAGACAGTCATAGCGGACTATCtagacattggaggatatgcttagagctgtagtgctagattttggcactagttggcaagattcgttgccactttgtgagttttcgtacaacaacagctatcagacaagtattgagatggcaccgtttgaagagTGATACAGCAAGAAGTGCatatcccctctgtattgggacgatATTTCCGAGGTTCCTAAACTTTGACCTGACATGattagagatatgacagagaaagtgaagctgattcagaagagattgaagacagctcaagatagacagggcaaatatgccaatgttcgacgtagaccattggtatttgtgacaggagacagagtattcttgaagatttctcctttcagaggcattatcagatttgacaagaaagggaagttgtcccCACGCTATATTGggccatatgagattctcgagaagatagaaGATCGcgcctatcgactcgccctaCCGCCTTCTCTATCcgaaatacatgatgtctttcatgtatctttattgCGGAAGTATAtccctgatgcttcacatattattcagccagatGAGACAGTATTTGATAAGACACTGAGTTACTTCGAGAAGCCGATTCAGATtttcgatcgtaaagaaaagcatctcagaacgaagactattccatttgtgaagattcagtggagtcgtcatggcattgaagaagatACCGGGGAGACTGAGTCAAATATGTTTCATATGCATCTAGAAAATTAAAGAATCACGAGTTAAATTATtccactcatgatctggaattaggagCAATAGTGTTTGCATTAGCAAAAttgagacactacttgtacggttccacttttgatatttatacaaaacacaaaagcctgaagtatttatTTACTCAAAAACAGCTCAACATGAagcaaagaagatggattgaatttttgaaagattACGATTGTTCCATTCTTTATCAAtcaggtaaagctaatgtagtggctaATGCTTTAAGTTGAAAGATTAGCATGGCTTGTTTGGAAATGAAAGAAGTAAGAAAATGGGTACACATCCATTCTCGTGGGCACTTGGACGGATTGAAATTTGAACCTGAATTTCATACCAGAATtaagtaaaatcaagaattggACCAAGAAGTTTCAAAACTCCGTACTGATACCAATTTTGCCACAAATTCACAAGGAATACTATGCTATCATGACCGTATTTGTGTGCCTAGCTCAATGCAAAAGGAAATAATGGAAAAATCACATCAGTCTCGGATCAGCATTCATCCAGGAGGATCTAAAATGTACCAAGAGATTAAAAAACATTTCTGGTGGAAAGGAATGAAACGAGATATTGCAGATTTCATTTCACAATGCCTATCTTGCCAAATGATAAAggctgaacatcaaagaccagcaggtcTTTTGCAACCATTTCCTATaccagaatggaaatgagatcaaataactatggactttgtgactGGATTACCCCAGCTCCCAGGAGGTTTTAATAGCATATGGGTAATCGTTGATCGCTTGaccaagtcagcacatttcatacCCATAATTCACAAATATGGGGTGGAAAAACTGGCTGAAGTCTATCAGAAGGAAATTATACGGCTAAATGGTATCCCCACTACCAtagtatctgatagagatccgaaGTTTACGTCAAGATTATGGAAAAATCTTCAGGAATGCCTTGGTACCAAATTAAATTTTAGCACAGCAGCACATCcgcaaaccgatggtcagtctgaaagAACCATTCAAATATTGGAAGACATGCTTCGCGCATGTGTGCTGGATTTTGGGGAAAACATTTGCCTCTAGttgaattttcatacaacaatagttatcaatcctcaataaaaatggCGCCATATGAAGCattatatggaagaaaatgtcgcTCTCCTCTTAACTGGGATATGGATGAATGGAGAGGCACAAAGAATGGACAAGAACGAGAAATCAGGCCTGACATTATACAAGAAGCTATTTACAAAATACAACTTATCAGGCAACAAATACAAACAGCTcaaagtcgacagaagagttatgcagataagaggcggaaagatttgaaatttgaagtcGGAGATTACGTATTACTAAAAGTATCACCAAGAAAAGGAATCAAGCGTACTGGAAAGAAGGGAAAGTTGCATCCTCGATTTGTTGAACCTTTTGAAGTAATAGAACGAATAGGCACTGTGGCTTATCATCTATCTCTACCTGAAAATATATCTGGTATACATAACGTATTCCACGTATCACAATTAAGGAAATGAAAATTAGACTCGGCCCAATTTGTTGACCACCAATAGATAGATCTGGAAGAAAATCTAACATATGAAGAACAACCTGTGAAGATTTTGGACCAAATAATAAAGGAACTTCGTGGTCGACCAATTCAGTTGATAAAAGTCTTATGGAAAAACCACAACATTGAAGAAGCAACGTGGGAAACAGAGAAAGATGTGAGATGTCAATATCCTCATTTATTCCAATAACTCTTAAATCTGGGGAGCAGATTTTCAAAAGGAGGGGATATTGTGACTCCCTAAAAACAAAGTTGCATAAttgcatttttattattataaattttactattttcacttttaaaattttatcacattatttttcggtacaaattttatttgtccaaaatatctagaaatacattaaaatacatcacagtacacttaaaaattcatcaagcactATGAGGTTCCCATTCCAAAATCCAATACCCAAAATATTATAATTGAGCTCAATATATATGTTAAATAATTAAGtacaataattattaagttcattataagataattaggttcaataattaaatacacgaatataataatattaagtttggataaacataacatttttttcatttaataaaaaaataaaaataataataaaattaagatGGATAAACTTGAAGTTCTCGGCTATAAATATAGCTGAACCTTTCCTCTCTTCACAAAAACCAACCGAAAAAACCAACCAAAGAAAGAACGAAGGAAGGAAGAAAAGGGAagagaaaaagagaagaaaatagAAGAAAAAAAGTTATACCGTTTTCGAAAAATCCCAATAAATCACCAATTATTCACCTCATATAGTAAAGCAATATAACACTGAAGGTGGCGTAAAAAGATCGCTCAAAACCAGAAAATCAAACAAAGATATTCCGCAAAACGGCAACGTTATCCCGTATTCAGTCTAGGTACTTTTTGCTCATTTTTCTTATAGCTACACACCAAACGAGAGGTTGACTTGAACATAATAGTTGTACCTCTTGTTGTATAGATAAGGTACATACTGTCCGTTGTCCCAAAATATTGCCGGAACTAACATTTTCGGAATGCCGGAATACCTTATTTAGCCATACAACGATATTTAAATCTAGTATTGATGGGTTAGGAATTTGACAAAAATTTCAACAGAAGAATTAAAGATCTTCAAAAGATACATAATCTGAAAAAATCCGGCTGCACGTGGCCGTCGGAAGGCCAGCCAtgtgataagtgcattttatgcacttaTATTAGTCCTATATttcatatagattgttagtCTTTTCGGGCGGAATTACGCGTTTTTTGTTATTTCTGGTGTGATCGCAGGAACCTAGGTGAGACCACTGAAAGGGCGCGAAAAGGAGCGAAAATGGCGCATAGTAGAGAAATGTGAGCCAAGCAAGCAATGGAATGTAGGaagccccgcgcatatgcgcgacgtattCCCGCGCAACTGGCAGTAGcttccgcgcacatgcgcccccAATGCCGCGCACATGTGCGGCCCATACAGTGtgattcgcgcatatgcgcgagtaagatcgcgcatatgcgcgagagttgcCCCAGGAGAAATGCCGAGAGGCCGctcatgcgcgcatatgcgcgcgacgcGAGACCCGAATCTAAATAGGTTTCGGCGTTGAAATTAAGAGGGGTTCCGAAATATTATTGAGCAGCCGTCATACCACTCgaaaaaaaaggagaaaaagtgagaacgcacggagcacgggacgcgaagaacggagatagaagacactgaatccggacacggagacgcacttccatctctcgccaacacgttcttaattcggtttcttacttttacgtttttaatgattacaaacaggttttgtattgatttaattacgagtatgaactaattctattttctagagattgatgtagtcTTGGTTGAACCTATGTTATTGACTTTTTAACTTTTCATCTAATTAATTcgtcgtgtttatttgtgattccTTGTGATTAATGCTTtggattactggccataattcgattgattgaataattaaaatctaaCACTCGAAagaggggattgaaattaggacaggagaaatcacatcgttagatatttataacgtgcaaaagacatataactctgacgaatccataagaggaccttggttgcatttattacgtgttgcttgattttgaatagacatattaaaatcggtaataggtaatacagTTCTATTTATCACTCGACAGAGGGAGTAGAAACATTGCGAGTTCTTGGTTATAAATGCGATGCAATTTAATAACATGTTAGTTAATGCCGATTTAGCATAGGGGAAgccagacgaaatcatatctctagatttatttctTCAGTGAATTCTATActgcgtgctagaattacagtaattgctattttatttgaattgattacaAACCAACCATTCgatttgtctaaataaagttgagctatgtcaattatggtaattaatatacaactTTGAATAATTACTcatcgtgggatcgatatctgtactcatacagtactaaaacttgacaccgtatacttgctgtagtgaaaacacgcaacaagtttttggcgccgttgccggggagtaaaCTATTTAATTGCATATTGATATCATTACTAAGTAGtattgattttaatttagactttattttattttgttttctttattttgttaATCTATAGTCTTTTTGTTTTGCTGTGCATGCGAAAATATCAAAATCCCGACTTGCTGATTtttgatccggagatcgaaagaactgccaGGAGATTAAGGAAAGCAAGGAGAGACGAAATTaaagcaatggctgaaaacagagacaaCCAGAATGAGCTCCCTAGAGAGGTGCCAATCCGAGAACATTTCCGCCCTATCATCAACGCCCTACTACTCTGGAATAGCTTGTGGAACTATTGCTGCTAATAATTTCGAGCTAAAGCCCGCACTCatcaacatggttcaacagaaccaattTGGAGGAGCAGCCACCGCAGATCCCCATCTTCACCTCAGAACTTTTCTGGAGATCACGGATACGGTAAaaatgaatggtgtttctgacgaACTTATTCGATTGCGCCTCTTTCCGTTTTCTCTTAGAGATCACGCAAGGAGTTGGCTCCAATCTCTACCACTGGGAAGTGTTACTACTTGGGCGGATTTGGTTACGAAGTTCTTGTCAAAATATTTTCCTCCTGCTAAATCTGCTCAGCTGAAAATAGATATCACCAACTTCAGGCAGAGAGAATTTGAGGTATTATATGAGGCGTGGGAGCGATACAAAGAGTTACTCAGGAAGTGTCCGAATCATGGATATGCAGATTGGGTACAAATCGAGctattttacaatggtttggATGGGCCGACTAGAAGGAATGTGGATGCTGCCGCTGGAGGTACTGTTTTTTCTAAAACACCTTATGAGGCCTATGaattgcttgaacagatgaccatcaacagttatcagtggccgagTGAAAGATCTGGATCAAAGAAACCTGCTGGAGTGTATGCTGTAGACCCGATCACATCACTTACTGCACAGGTTTCGGCATTGACCGCACAGATTGCAGCGATGAACAAGCCAGGCCAATCTACGTCTGAGGTAGCATTGGTGACTGCTGAGGAAGAGCCAGTTATGGAGGAAGCTCAGTACATCAACAACCGTGGCTTTGGAGGCTATAGAGGTAatcctccccctaatacttatcatccaaGTTTGAGGAATCACGAGAATTTCTCTTATGCGAACAACAAGaacgtgttgaatcctccaccggggttcaatacacagAAAGGGGAAGGAAAGCCATCTTTTGAAGATCTAGTTGGCACATTTGTGACTGAGTCTGGGAAGAGAATGGCGAGAACTGAGTCTCGTCTTGATAACATGGAGACACactgtagtaacccgattcctaatttgagttaattattggattaattatatttcggtgggatcggaaagaccgaaccaggttcggatcgtccgaagaaggttcggatcatccgaagtgagttcggaccgtccgagacaggtggctggacacgtggaagggttctggacacgtggaagggttcggatcgtccgatcagggttcggatcgtacgagccaggtgtctggacacgtggaagggttcggatcgtccgatcaagaCTCGGATCGTCcgggacaggtggctgtactcgtggaagacatgcagggttcggatcgtccgaagtgggttcggatcgtccgaagtgtaccagatcggagcttccgaagtggatcggagcgtccgaacattggctataaatagaggcgcgaggcttcatttgtgactcgccatttcagagtgttccagagcatttcagtcgtttctgataggttctagtctttttccgaggttcgggcactagcggggagctactagtgttgtagcggagctgtgctctagtttggagctagcggcaccagtgggctgactgcggacgcaggcgtgagtctaggactgattgttaggatctgctggtttgaggt
This genomic interval from Primulina eburnea isolate SZY01 chromosome 16, ASM2296580v1, whole genome shotgun sequence contains the following:
- the LOC140816114 gene encoding uncharacterized protein, coding for MSSLERCQSENISALSSTPYYSGIACGTIAANNFELKPALINMVQQNQFGGAATADPHLHLRTFLEITDTVKMNGVSDELIRLRLFPFSLRDHARSWLQSLPLGSVTTWADLVTKFLSKYFPPAKSAQLKIDITNFRQREFEVLYEAWERYKELLRKCPNHGYADWVQIELFYNGLDGPTRRNVDAAAGGTVFSKTPYEAYELLEQMTINSYQWPSERSGSKKPAGVYAVDPITSLTAQVSALTAQIAAMNKPGQSTSEVALVTAEEEPVMEEAQYINNRGFGGYRGNPPPNTYHPSLRNHENFSYANNKNVLNPPPGFNTQKGEGKPSFEDLVGTFVTESGKRMIGQLANALKDQNRGQFPSNTEVNPREQCKAVTLRSGNEIGIPEPTEESVEITVEEDEEKSASVDEEEPEKVLKHQPLPKVNLPYPQRFKKKGLDDQFAKFLEIFKKIHINIPFADALEQMPNYAKFIKDVMSKKRKLQEFETVKLTEEILELGEVKPSTITLQLADRSLTYPRGIVEDVLGELTLRVGGDEVVFNIYNTIKGPNEVSTCRMTKDYLERCLLESASTLDEDDWDVQEELLALNTLPKEKSDTQLEELLEDASKEVPKASLVLKDLPSHLFYAFLDEGSSHPVIISSALTSDEKDKL